CTATTTTGGAGGCTGCCAAGGAGCACGATCTGGTAGTAATGGCATCCCATGGGCGTAAGGGTATCGAGCGTGTGATGATGGGTAGCGTGACCGATAAAGTGCTGCACAACTGCTCTACGCCGGTTCTAGTGGTTCGAGGCTCGGCTGAATAGAGGGGTTTTGCCTTACTTTTACACCCGATAAGATGGGCTTCAAAACAAACAACCTTGTGAGTAGATTAGAGCGCTCTTCACAAATATCGAACCATCGGGGACTAGGAATCTGTTGTCCTGGACAGAACAGTAGCCGCCGGGAAACTCGAAACCCAAGCACCCGTGGCCCACGCCCCAGTGCGTAACATGCGTCTGCCAGGGAATGGCTTATGCCATAGCCACAACGTGGCTAACCTGGCCCAGACGCAACGCAGACAAGCGTGCCTCACCGAGGTGAGGCACGTCTGCTTGTCCCTTCTCGTTTTCGTGGGCGGCCCCGCCTGTGAAGAGCGCTGTAGCGGTCTGGTGCGCCGATTTTCGCCATAAGCTGGGGGTTGCCTTGACGGATGCCTCGTTATTGCGAGGAGGCCCAAAGCGGCATCTTGTACGGTATTGGGATGGTGCATACAGAGGGCTAGGGCGCACCCAATTCCTCACTTCGCACCGTTCGGAATGAAACCGAAATTCACTTACCAATTCATTTAGTTACCAAAGCAATTATCGCGGTTCACATTTTTTGAGCCCTCCGGCTCTGAGCATGAAGAGCGTGGCAACTTCAGAGTGAGAGAATGGCAAAACTGCCCTAAGCGGGTGCTAAAGCAGATGTGCCGAAGAGGCCTACCCTTTTCTTTAGAGACTTCATCCGGTACACTTTTGCTTTGGATACGAGGAGGCTAAATGATCAGCGTTACCGACTTGCGGAACGGAACCAAAGTTAAGATGGATGGTGCACTCTGGCAGTGCGTGGACTACCAGCACCAAAAAATCGGACGGGGTGGGGCCAAAGTGGTGGCCAAATTCAAAAACCTCGAGACCGGCGCTACCGTGGAGCGCTCGTTTAACTCGGGCGAGAAGCTAGAAGACATCTACGTCGAGACCAAAGATCTACAGTACCTGTACCCCGAAGGCGACGAACTGGTATTCATGGATCTGGAGACCTACGAACAGTTCCACGTTCCGCGGGATATTTCCGACGCCACCAAGTTCCTAAAAGAAGGCATGACTGTGCAGGGGGCCATGTACAATGGTCGCCCGCTAGACATCACCCTGCCGGCCTCGGTTGAGCTCAAGATTATCGAGACACCTCCAGGGGTGCGCGGGGATACGGTTTCGGGGGGCACCAAGCCCGCTACCCTCGAGACCGGCGCGGTGGTGCAGGTGCCGCTATTTGTGGAGAGTGGAGAGGTGGTTCGGGTGGATACCCGTACCGGGGAGTACCTGGGCCGGGCCTGAAGCGTTTCAAGAATCCCTCCACCTAACCCTTCCGAGCCGGAAGGGGTTTTTCTTGAATTTTTGTGTTCTCCAAGCTTATGCTACAAGCAGTGCGGCACAAATTGTCACCCTCTTTTTTCACCATACGGCTGTATGCCAGGCCTTGTTATGTACGCGCTTGGGCCACAACGCCTTGCTGCGTACTTGCAGTAAACGGGCCAGCAGTTTAGAGGTGGGCTACCCGGCATGGGGGCTTATACTTCTGTAGGTAGTTGAAGAAGCCTTAGCCAAAGTGCTGTTTCGGAGGCAGTCATGAATGCAAAGGAACTGAAGTCCATCCTCCAGGCCCTGCAAGAGCACGAGGTGTCCGAGCTGACCCTCGAGACCCCCGATTACAAACTAACCATTAAACGCCCTGGTGAGGTGCAGTACATAGCGGCCCCCGCTCCGGTGGTCGTTCAAGCGCCGGCGGCACCGGTAGCAAGCCAGCCTCCTGTGGAGACGCCGGCCCCTGCACCCATGCCGGCCCCGGCCCCGGCC
This genomic stretch from Meiothermus sp. harbors:
- the efp gene encoding elongation factor P: MISVTDLRNGTKVKMDGALWQCVDYQHQKIGRGGAKVVAKFKNLETGATVERSFNSGEKLEDIYVETKDLQYLYPEGDELVFMDLETYEQFHVPRDISDATKFLKEGMTVQGAMYNGRPLDITLPASVELKIIETPPGVRGDTVSGGTKPATLETGAVVQVPLFVESGEVVRVDTRTGEYLGRA